The Streptomyces phaeolivaceus genome has a window encoding:
- a CDS encoding Pls/PosA family non-ribosomal peptide synthetase, with the protein MAAVYESPDLTLLDGELAEGAGGFGGAALFTAGPAASPRTLVDIFEASVRSYPDEPALDDGKRRLTYRALAVEVEQLRRRLGAAGVGLGDRVGVRVPSGTNELYVAVLAVLAAGAAYVPVDAEDPDERAELVFGEAGVRAVVGAGHALTVNGASDSPAARPGVEHDAWVIFTSGSTGKPKGVAVSHRSAAAFVDAEAALFLAEEPIGPGDRVMAGLSVAFDASCEEMWLAWRYGACLVPVPRSQVRSGADLGPWLVEQEITVVSTVPTLAALWEPETLNDVRLLIFGGEACPPELAQRLVTEGREVWNTYGPTEATVVACASLMSGEEPIRIGLPLDGWELAVVDEAGEPVPMGGSGQLVIGGVGLARYLDAEKDAEKYAPLESLGWERAYRSGDLVKAEPEGLVFLGRADEQIKLGGRRIELGEVDAALQALPGVAGAAAAVRTARSGNQLLVGYVVTQDGWDQAAAVEKLRAELPAALVPLLAPVAELPTRTSGKVDRNALPWPLADLETAGPAEDLYGTEAWLAEQWAEVLGIPVGGASDDFFAIGGGSLAAAQLTTRLRSRYPSVAVVDIYQRPTLRKLARYLEESGEEDGPRRAVEPVAVRARVVQLLLLVPLFTLLGLRWIVPLAALGNLLTPYAWLPTASWWAVAAGAALFYTPPGRLAIAAGGARLLLRGVTPGRYARGGSVHLRLWAAERLAEFSGATSLTGVWLERYARALGAKVGAEVDLHALPPVTGMLKLGRGAAVESEVDLSGYWLDGDRLEIGSVKVGAGAVVGTRSMLLPGARVGKRAEVAPGSAVAGQIPTGQRWAGAPAGKLGKAKRNWPGERPQRGLFWRVSYGVTGVGLTALPVLAGAAALAVLTLFVDPDAGLAVAMRGAALGLVPATLAFGAVYALLLVVAVRLLSLGLREGTHPTHSRVGWQAWTVTQLMDRSRQTLFPLYAGLVTPVWLRLLGMRIGRGAEVSTVLALPSLTTVGDGAFLADDTLTAPYELGGGWLRIGRAEIGRRAFLGNSGMTAPGRSVPDGGLVGVLSATPKKAKKGSSYLGLPPVRLPRSAADGDQSLTYEPPARLLWARALVELCRIVPVFCSAGLALLTVAALSALDGWAWPLGGVVLLGAGVLACLVSVVAKWLLVGRHRTGEHPLWSGFVWRNELADTFVEVLAVPWLAGSVPGTPVLNVWLRGLGARIGKGVWVESYWLPETDLVTLGDGATVNRGCVLQTHLFHDRILRTDTVELREGATLGPGGIVLPGSVVGARTTLGPASLVMAAESVPDDTRWLGNPIEAWRR; encoded by the coding sequence ATGGCCGCCGTATACGAGAGTCCCGACCTGACGCTGCTCGACGGAGAGTTGGCGGAGGGAGCCGGGGGATTCGGCGGCGCGGCGCTGTTCACGGCCGGTCCGGCGGCGTCCCCGCGCACGCTCGTCGACATCTTCGAGGCGTCGGTGCGGTCGTATCCGGACGAGCCCGCGCTGGACGACGGGAAGCGGCGGCTGACCTATCGCGCGCTGGCGGTCGAGGTGGAGCAGCTGCGGCGGCGCCTCGGGGCGGCCGGGGTGGGCCTCGGGGACCGGGTCGGGGTGCGGGTGCCGTCGGGCACCAACGAGCTGTACGTCGCCGTCCTCGCGGTGCTCGCCGCCGGGGCCGCCTATGTGCCCGTGGACGCCGAGGACCCCGACGAGCGGGCCGAGCTGGTGTTCGGCGAGGCCGGGGTGCGGGCGGTCGTCGGGGCCGGGCACGCACTGACGGTGAACGGCGCGTCCGACTCCCCCGCCGCCAGGCCCGGGGTCGAGCACGACGCGTGGGTCATCTTCACCTCCGGGTCGACGGGCAAGCCCAAGGGCGTGGCCGTCAGCCATCGCAGCGCCGCCGCGTTCGTGGACGCCGAGGCCGCGCTGTTCCTGGCCGAGGAGCCGATCGGGCCCGGGGACCGGGTGATGGCCGGTCTTTCCGTGGCCTTCGACGCGTCCTGCGAGGAGATGTGGCTGGCCTGGCGGTACGGCGCCTGTCTGGTGCCGGTGCCGCGCTCCCAGGTCAGGAGCGGCGCCGATCTGGGGCCCTGGCTGGTCGAGCAGGAGATCACGGTCGTGTCGACCGTGCCGACGCTGGCCGCGCTGTGGGAGCCCGAGACGCTCAACGACGTACGGCTGCTGATCTTCGGTGGTGAGGCCTGCCCGCCGGAACTGGCACAGCGGCTGGTGACCGAGGGCCGCGAGGTCTGGAACACCTACGGGCCGACCGAGGCCACCGTCGTCGCCTGTGCCTCGCTGATGTCCGGCGAGGAGCCGATCCGGATCGGGCTGCCGCTCGACGGATGGGAGCTGGCCGTCGTCGACGAGGCCGGTGAGCCGGTGCCGATGGGCGGCAGCGGACAGCTGGTGATCGGTGGGGTGGGGCTCGCGCGGTATCTCGACGCCGAGAAGGACGCGGAGAAGTACGCGCCGCTGGAGTCGCTGGGCTGGGAGCGCGCCTATCGCAGTGGTGACCTGGTGAAGGCCGAGCCCGAGGGGCTGGTCTTCCTCGGGCGGGCCGACGAGCAGATCAAGCTCGGCGGGCGGCGGATCGAGCTGGGCGAGGTCGACGCCGCGTTGCAGGCGCTGCCCGGCGTCGCGGGCGCCGCGGCGGCCGTACGGACCGCGCGGAGCGGGAACCAGCTGCTCGTCGGCTATGTGGTCACCCAGGACGGCTGGGACCAGGCGGCGGCCGTGGAGAAGCTGCGGGCCGAGCTGCCGGCCGCGCTGGTGCCGCTGCTGGCGCCGGTGGCGGAGTTGCCGACCCGGACGTCCGGGAAGGTCGACCGCAACGCCCTGCCGTGGCCGCTGGCGGATCTGGAGACCGCCGGTCCGGCCGAGGACCTGTACGGGACCGAGGCCTGGCTCGCCGAGCAGTGGGCCGAGGTGCTGGGCATCCCGGTCGGCGGCGCGAGCGACGACTTCTTCGCGATCGGCGGCGGCAGTCTGGCCGCCGCGCAGCTGACGACCCGGCTGCGGAGCCGGTATCCGAGCGTCGCCGTGGTGGACATCTACCAGCGGCCCACGCTCCGGAAGCTGGCCCGGTATCTGGAGGAGTCCGGCGAGGAGGACGGGCCCCGCCGGGCGGTGGAACCCGTGGCCGTACGGGCACGGGTCGTCCAGCTTCTCCTTCTCGTCCCGCTGTTCACGCTGCTGGGGCTGCGCTGGATCGTGCCGCTGGCCGCGCTCGGGAATCTGCTGACGCCGTACGCCTGGCTGCCGACCGCGTCCTGGTGGGCCGTGGCGGCCGGGGCGGCGCTCTTCTACACGCCCCCGGGGCGGCTGGCGATCGCGGCGGGCGGGGCGCGGCTGCTGCTGCGCGGGGTCACGCCGGGGCGGTACGCGCGCGGCGGGAGCGTCCATCTGCGGCTGTGGGCGGCGGAGCGGCTGGCCGAGTTCAGCGGGGCGACCTCGCTGACCGGGGTGTGGCTGGAACGGTACGCCCGCGCGCTGGGTGCCAAGGTCGGGGCCGAGGTCGATCTGCACGCGCTGCCGCCGGTGACCGGGATGCTCAAGCTCGGGCGGGGCGCGGCGGTGGAGTCCGAGGTGGATCTCTCCGGGTACTGGCTGGACGGGGACCGGCTGGAGATCGGGTCCGTCAAGGTGGGCGCGGGTGCGGTCGTCGGGACGCGGAGCATGCTGCTGCCGGGTGCCCGGGTCGGCAAGCGGGCCGAGGTGGCGCCCGGGTCGGCCGTGGCCGGGCAGATTCCCACCGGGCAGCGCTGGGCCGGGGCGCCGGCGGGCAAGCTGGGCAAGGCCAAGCGGAACTGGCCGGGGGAGCGCCCGCAGCGTGGCCTGTTCTGGCGGGTGTCGTACGGCGTGACCGGGGTCGGGCTGACCGCGCTGCCGGTGCTCGCCGGGGCCGCCGCGCTGGCCGTGCTGACGCTGTTCGTGGACCCGGACGCCGGGCTCGCCGTGGCCATGCGGGGTGCGGCGCTCGGGCTGGTGCCGGCCACGCTGGCGTTCGGGGCGGTGTACGCGCTGCTGCTGGTCGTCGCCGTACGGCTGCTGAGCCTCGGGCTGCGGGAGGGCACGCATCCGACGCACAGCAGGGTCGGGTGGCAGGCGTGGACGGTGACGCAGTTGATGGACCGGTCGCGGCAGACGCTGTTCCCGCTGTACGCGGGCCTGGTCACACCGGTGTGGCTGCGGCTGCTCGGGATGCGGATCGGGCGGGGCGCGGAGGTGTCGACCGTGCTCGCGCTGCCGAGTCTGACGACGGTCGGGGACGGGGCGTTCCTCGCGGACGACACGTTGACCGCGCCGTACGAGCTGGGGGGTGGCTGGCTGCGGATCGGGCGGGCGGAGATCGGGCGGCGGGCGTTCCTCGGGAACTCCGGGATGACCGCTCCGGGCCGGTCCGTGCCGGACGGCGGGCTGGTGGGTGTGCTGTCGGCGACGCCGAAGAAGGCCAAGAAGGGCAGCTCGTATCTGGGGCTGCCGCCGGTGCGGCTGCCCCGGTCGGCCGCGGACGGCGACCAGAGCCTGACGTACGAGCCGCCCGCGCGGCTGCTGTGGGCGCGGGCGCTGGTGGAGCTGTGCCGGATCGTGCCGGTGTTCTGCTCGGCGGGGCTCGCGCTGCTGACGGTGGCGGCGCTGAGCGCGCTGGACGGCTGGGCGTGGCCGCTGGGCGGGGTCGTCCTGCTCGGGGCGGGTGTGCTGGCCTGTCTGGTGTCCGTGGTGGCGAAGTGGCTGCTCGTGGGGCGGCACCGCACCGGTGAGCATCCGCTGTGGAGCGGGTTCGTGTGGCGCAACGAGCTGGCGGACACCTTCGTGGAGGTGCTGGCGGTGCCGTGGCTGGCCGGGTCGGTGCCGGGGACGCCGGTGCTGAACGTGTGGCTGCGCGGGCTGGGGGCGCGGATCGGCAAGGGGGTGTGGGTCGAGAGTTATTGGCTACCCGAGACCGACCTCGTCACGCTCGGGGACGGGGCGACGGTGAACCGGGGATGCGTCCTGCAGACCCACCTCTTCCACGACCGGATCTTGCGGACGGATACTGTTGAACTCCGTGAGGGTGCCACCTTGGGTCCGGGCGGAATCGTCCTGCCCGGCAGCGTGGTCGGGGCCCGCACCACATTGGGTCCGGCGTCGCTGGTCATGGCCGCGGAGTCCGTTCCCGACGACACCCGGTGGCTGGGCAACCCGATCGAAGCATGGCGTCGCTGA
- a CDS encoding M1 family metallopeptidase gives MAVQQSVGPDPYFPANGDSRYRVHRYELALDYRPGPNRLSGTARLNAIAGRGALAEFQLNLADFKIGRVRVDGRAPHYSHRGGRLRIRPAKPIRPGAAFTVEVHWSGNPKPVNSPWGGLGWEELTDGALVASQPVGAPSWYPCNDRPADKASYQISITTPSAYQVVAGGRLLTRTAKASTTTWVYEQSAPTSSYLVGLSIGKYQTVLLGDPRPGGIPQHGHLPAHLLTEFSRDFARQPAMMELFEELFGPYPFGEYAVVVTEEELDVPVEAQGLSLFGANHVDGARGSERLVAHELAHQWFGNSVSIADWRHIWLNEGFAKYAEWLWSERSGGRTAHQLATAAYRKLSALPQDLRLADPGRKLMFDDRLYERGGLTVHAVRCALGDEAFFRMLRGWATVHRGGAVTTAGFTAHAGRFADGPLDDLFRAWLREPVLPPLPVPRSHVLPARPAYPPTYPPTNAGPA, from the coding sequence GTGGCGGTTCAGCAGTCAGTGGGTCCGGACCCGTACTTCCCGGCGAACGGCGATTCCCGTTACCGGGTGCATCGGTACGAGCTGGCGCTGGACTACCGGCCGGGGCCGAACCGGCTGTCGGGCACCGCGCGGCTCAACGCCATAGCGGGCCGGGGCGCGCTCGCCGAGTTCCAGCTGAACCTCGCCGACTTCAAGATCGGCCGGGTGCGGGTGGACGGCCGGGCACCGCACTACTCGCACCGGGGCGGCAGGCTGCGGATCCGGCCCGCGAAGCCGATCCGGCCCGGGGCCGCGTTCACGGTCGAGGTCCACTGGTCGGGCAACCCCAAGCCGGTGAACAGCCCCTGGGGCGGGCTCGGTTGGGAGGAGCTGACCGACGGGGCGCTGGTGGCGAGCCAGCCGGTGGGGGCGCCGTCCTGGTATCCGTGCAACGACCGGCCCGCCGACAAGGCCTCGTACCAGATCTCGATCACCACGCCGTCCGCGTACCAGGTGGTGGCGGGCGGACGGCTGCTGACCCGTACGGCGAAGGCGTCCACGACGACCTGGGTGTACGAGCAGTCGGCGCCGACGTCGAGCTATCTGGTCGGTCTGTCGATCGGCAAGTACCAGACGGTGCTGCTGGGCGACCCGCGGCCCGGCGGCATACCGCAGCACGGGCACCTACCGGCCCATCTGCTCACCGAGTTCTCGCGGGACTTCGCGCGGCAGCCGGCCATGATGGAGCTGTTCGAGGAGCTCTTCGGGCCGTACCCGTTCGGGGAGTACGCGGTGGTGGTGACCGAGGAGGAGCTCGATGTCCCGGTCGAGGCGCAGGGGTTGTCGCTGTTCGGCGCCAACCATGTGGACGGGGCGCGGGGTTCGGAGCGGCTGGTGGCGCACGAGCTGGCGCATCAGTGGTTCGGCAACAGTGTGTCCATCGCCGACTGGCGGCACATCTGGCTGAACGAGGGGTTCGCCAAGTACGCGGAGTGGTTGTGGTCGGAGCGTTCCGGTGGGCGTACGGCGCATCAGCTGGCCACCGCCGCGTACCGCAAGCTCTCCGCGCTGCCCCAGGATCTGCGGCTGGCCGATCCGGGCCGGAAGCTGATGTTCGACGACCGGCTCTACGAGCGCGGCGGGCTGACCGTGCACGCGGTGCGCTGCGCGCTCGGTGACGAGGCGTTCTTCCGGATGCTGCGCGGCTGGGCGACCGTGCACCGCGGCGGCGCGGTGACGACGGCCGGCTTCACCGCCCACGCGGGGCGCTTCGCGGACGGGCCGCTGGACGACCTGTTCCGGGCGTGGCTGCGGGAGCCCGTACTGCCGCCGCTGCCGGTTCCCAGGAGCCATGTGCTCCCGGCGCGCCCGGCCTATCCGCCGACCTATCCGCCGACGAACGCGGGCCCGGCGTAG
- a CDS encoding YchJ family protein encodes MSSRRSSPKARSKSGASRAASTPTPRTCPCGLSEVYEACCGRYHSGGGAAPTAAPTAEALMRSRYSAFVMRDEAYLLRSWHPRTRPADVAFDTTMRWTGLEILETRDGSAFHTTGTVTFRASFRGGSMHERSRFERVDGAWVYVDGEFLD; translated from the coding sequence ATGTCGTCGCGCCGCAGCAGTCCCAAGGCCAGGTCGAAGAGTGGTGCTTCCCGGGCCGCCTCCACGCCGACCCCGCGCACCTGCCCGTGCGGGCTGTCCGAGGTGTACGAGGCCTGCTGTGGCCGTTACCACTCGGGCGGGGGCGCCGCGCCGACCGCCGCCCCGACCGCCGAGGCGCTGATGCGGTCGCGCTACAGCGCGTTCGTGATGCGCGACGAGGCGTATCTGCTGCGCAGCTGGCATCCCCGGACGCGGCCCGCCGACGTCGCCTTCGACACGACGATGCGCTGGACCGGTCTGGAGATCCTGGAGACCCGGGACGGCTCGGCCTTCCACACCACCGGCACGGTCACCTTCCGCGCCTCGTTCCGGGGCGGCTCGATGCACGAGCGGAGCCGGTTCGAACGGGTGGACGGGGCCTGGGTGTACGTGGACGGGGAGTTCCTGGACTAG
- a CDS encoding FadR/GntR family transcriptional regulator, with product MSTAGRGLHGRVLETLGPAITAGDYPPGSVLRTDELAQTFEVSRSVMREAVRVLESMHLVESRRRVGVIVRPSAEWNVYDPQVIRWRLAGADRPRQLRSLTVLRGAVEPIAAGLAARNATAEQCAALTECAIGMVAHSRGHKLEGYLHHDVAFHRLILDASGNEMFARLGDVVEEVLAGRTHHAVMFDDPDPAAVTLHVHVAEAIRERDAVRAEELTRQITAGALQELDILAPGGHSPAAG from the coding sequence ATGAGCACAGCGGGCCGGGGGCTGCACGGCCGAGTACTGGAGACCCTCGGACCGGCGATCACGGCGGGCGACTACCCGCCGGGGAGCGTGCTGCGCACGGACGAACTCGCCCAGACCTTCGAGGTGTCCCGCTCCGTGATGCGCGAGGCGGTCCGCGTCCTGGAGTCCATGCACCTGGTCGAGTCCCGCCGCCGGGTCGGTGTGATCGTCCGCCCGTCCGCCGAGTGGAACGTCTACGACCCCCAGGTCATCCGCTGGCGGCTGGCCGGCGCGGACCGCCCCCGCCAGCTGCGCTCGCTGACCGTGCTCCGGGGCGCCGTCGAACCGATCGCCGCGGGCCTCGCCGCCCGCAACGCCACGGCCGAGCAGTGCGCCGCGCTCACCGAGTGCGCCATCGGCATGGTGGCCCACTCACGTGGCCACAAACTGGAGGGCTACCTCCACCACGACGTCGCCTTCCACCGGCTGATCCTCGACGCCTCCGGCAACGAGATGTTCGCCCGCCTCGGCGACGTCGTCGAGGAGGTCCTCGCCGGCCGCACCCATCACGCCGTCATGTTCGACGACCCCGACCCCGCCGCCGTCACCCTCCACGTCCACGTCGCCGAGGCCATCCGGGAACGCGACGCCGTCCGCGCCGAGGAACTCACCCGGCAGATCACCGCGGGCGCCCTCCAGGAACTGGACATCCTGGCCCCGGGCGGCCACTCCCCGGCCGCCGGTTGA
- a CDS encoding gluconokinase produces MRTPHVVVVMGVAGTGKTTIGPLLAAGLGVPYAEGDDFHPEANIAKMSAGTPLDDADRGPWLDAIGAWAHGRDGLGGVVSCSALKRVYRDRLRAAAPGVVFVHLAGDRALIEDRMSHRQGHFMPTALLDSQFATLEPLGADEAGVTVGVAGTPEEITGRAVAALREFDPATP; encoded by the coding sequence ATGCGTACCCCTCATGTCGTCGTGGTGATGGGCGTGGCAGGTACCGGGAAGACAACGATCGGCCCCCTGCTCGCGGCCGGGCTCGGCGTTCCGTACGCCGAGGGCGACGACTTCCACCCCGAGGCCAACATCGCCAAGATGTCGGCCGGGACACCCCTTGACGACGCGGACCGCGGGCCGTGGCTGGACGCCATCGGTGCGTGGGCCCACGGCCGGGACGGGCTCGGCGGAGTGGTCAGCTGCTCCGCGTTGAAGCGCGTGTACCGGGACCGGCTGCGGGCGGCGGCGCCCGGGGTCGTCTTCGTGCACCTCGCCGGGGACCGCGCCCTCATCGAGGACCGGATGTCCCACCGGCAGGGCCACTTCATGCCCACCGCGCTGCTCGACTCGCAGTTCGCCACGCTGGAGCCGCTCGGGGCGGACGAGGCGGGTGTGACGGTCGGGGTGGCGGGCACGCCCGAGGAGATCACCGGGCGGGCGGTCGCCGCGCTGCGGGAGTTCGACCCCGCGACGCCGTAG
- a CDS encoding GntP family permease has protein sequence MTRLNVELLAADPVEPITSAGHAQLGIAVLAGIAVIVVLITKFKVHAFLALTIGSLALGAFAGAPLDKAIASFTAGLGTTVAGVGVLIALGAILGKLLADSGGADEIVDTILAKAGGRAMPWAMVLIASVIGLPLFFEVGIVLLIPVVLMVAKRGNYSLMRIGIPALAGLSVMHGLIPPHPGPLVAIDAVDANLGVTLALGLVVAIPTVIIAGPLFSKYAARWVDVPVPERMIPTRASEELERRPGFGATLATVLLPVVLMLAKALVDIVVDDPEHMAQRVFDVVGSPLIALLAAVLVGMFTLGRAAGFTKERLGSTVEKSLAPIAGILLIVGAGGGFKQTLIDSGVGQMILQISEDWSIPALVLAWLIAVAIRLATGSATVATISAAGLVAPLAADMSTTHTALLVLAIGAGSLFFSHVNDAGFWMVKEYFGMTVGQTVKTWSVMETIISVVAGALVLLLSLVI, from the coding sequence GTGACCAGACTCAACGTCGAGCTGCTGGCAGCGGATCCCGTCGAGCCGATCACCTCGGCGGGACACGCGCAGCTGGGTATCGCCGTCCTGGCGGGTATCGCCGTGATCGTCGTCCTCATCACCAAGTTCAAGGTGCATGCCTTCCTGGCGCTGACCATCGGCTCGCTCGCGCTCGGCGCGTTCGCCGGGGCGCCGCTGGACAAGGCGATCGCCAGCTTCACCGCCGGTCTCGGGACGACCGTGGCCGGGGTGGGCGTGCTCATCGCGCTGGGTGCGATCCTCGGCAAGCTGCTGGCGGACTCCGGGGGTGCCGACGAGATCGTCGACACGATCCTCGCGAAGGCCGGCGGGCGGGCGATGCCCTGGGCGATGGTGCTGATCGCCTCCGTGATCGGGCTGCCGCTGTTCTTCGAGGTCGGGATCGTGCTGCTGATCCCGGTCGTGCTGATGGTCGCCAAGCGCGGGAACTACTCGCTGATGCGCATCGGCATCCCGGCCCTCGCGGGTCTGTCCGTGATGCACGGGCTGATCCCGCCGCACCCCGGCCCGCTGGTCGCGATCGACGCCGTGGACGCCAACCTGGGCGTCACGCTGGCGCTGGGCCTGGTCGTCGCGATACCGACCGTGATCATCGCCGGGCCGCTGTTCTCGAAGTACGCGGCCCGCTGGGTGGACGTGCCGGTGCCCGAGCGGATGATTCCGACGCGCGCCTCGGAGGAGCTGGAGAGGCGGCCCGGGTTCGGCGCCACCCTCGCGACCGTGCTGCTGCCGGTGGTGCTGATGCTGGCCAAGGCGCTGGTGGACATCGTCGTGGACGATCCCGAGCACATGGCGCAGCGGGTCTTCGACGTCGTCGGCTCACCGCTGATCGCGCTGCTCGCGGCGGTGCTCGTGGGCATGTTCACGCTCGGGCGGGCGGCCGGGTTCACCAAGGAGCGGCTGGGGTCGACCGTCGAGAAGTCCCTCGCGCCCATCGCGGGCATCCTGCTGATCGTCGGCGCGGGCGGCGGCTTCAAGCAGACGCTCATCGACTCCGGGGTCGGGCAGATGATCCTGCAGATCTCCGAGGACTGGTCGATCCCCGCGCTCGTGCTGGCCTGGCTGATCGCGGTGGCGATCCGGCTGGCGACCGGGTCGGCCACGGTCGCCACGATCTCGGCGGCGGGCCTGGTGGCCCCGCTCGCCGCGGACATGTCGACGACGCACACGGCCCTTCTCGTCCTCGCCATCGGCGCCGGCTCGCTGTTCTTCAGCCATGTCAACGACGCCGGGTTCTGGATGGTGAAGGAGTACTTCGGGATGACCGTCGGCCAGACCGTCAAGACCTGGTCGGTGATGGAGACGATCATCTCGGTGGTGGCGGGCGCGCTCGTGCTGCTGCTGTCCCTGGTGATCTAG